DNA sequence from the Piliocolobus tephrosceles isolate RC106 chromosome 9, ASM277652v3, whole genome shotgun sequence genome:
gcattaaaatgtataaaatgcataCAAATTCATAAAATGGGAAGGATATAGTCACCCTGTACAAAGTGTGTCATCCCTTTCTATTAGCtcctttattatttctatattgttgtttatttttttgggagggggacggactttcgctcttgttgcccaggctggagtgcaatggtgcagtctcggctcatcacaacctccgcctcccaggttcaagtgattctcctgcctgagccgcccgagtagctgggattacaggcatgtaccactatgcctggctaattttgtatttttagtaggcagggggtttctccatgttggtcaggctagtcttgaactcccaacctcaggtgatctgcccgcctcagcctcccaaagtgctgggattacaggcatgagccactgtgcctggcctttatattgttattttgcAAAATGAGATTGTATTGCTTGTCCATTCAGAAAAGACAACAGATATTTCATCCTGAGAAAAAACAGGTGTATGGTGAGCAACTGAATGCCAAGTTGATTGGATCTGGGGCACATCATTGTAAGTGACAAGAGATAACTAGAGGAATGACAGGGCGGGTGTTGACTCTAGTCAACCAACTGAACTAGTCAAGTCAACCGAACCAATGTTCAGTCCAGGCTGAGCGTGCCTCTAAGAGATCCCAGGTGCCAGGAGTGTGAATGAGGAACAGTGTCGCCTCAGTCATCTTCTCTGCTAAATGTGTGGACGGAGAGGAGTACAACACAATTTCTGCTGCACCGCACTGCCTCAATGGAAGGTGGTAGAATACCACTGGGCAGGGCCGAGATGCCCCAGGGGGTGATGAGCCGGGAGGTGGGGGCCTGGAGGAGCCTGTGGCCCTGGCTGCAGGGTGGCCAAGACCCCCTTCAGTGAGTGTGGGGGCTGGAGGGTCTGCCCCAGCGCAGGTGGAGCAGTGAGGGGCTGGGCCCTGAGCCCATGGAAGAGCAGGGGAAAGCAGGGTAAAAGCAGGTCATTGCAGAGGTGCTCTGTGTCCTGAGAACCCCAGGGGGCTTAGTCATGCTTGGCTCCGGGGGCATCCTGGCTTAGGGAGCGAGCTGGCCTGCTGCTCAGGGGAGCACTGTCCTATGACTCATGCCCACGTATGACACATGGGAAGATACAGTATCCTGACGTGGCGAAACAAACATGCATTCTTCAATGTGGGGATGGGACTGTGATGCTTCAGGGCTGGGTTGGGGCCACAAAGTATCTGGTCTGCAGTCAGACGGGGACGTCCCTCTTTGAGAAAGTGGACAAGATGCTAGTGGGGAGCCCTAGGCTGGGTGGGAGGCAgtgtcttccttcttctcctgaCAGAAACCTCCAAGGCTTTGCTTCTGGTTACTCGCTACCTGCCCGGAGCCACGGGTCATGCAGGTGCTTGGTGTGCAAACATGGTGCAGTGGGGCAGCAGCGAGCTGATGGAGAGGCTCTCCAGGACCAGTGGCCGAGGTGTGGGTCTGCAGGTGGGGCATGATGGGGGCAGGGCGTGAGGGGCTGGAGTCCCAGCTCTGAAGACCTGAACTGCACTGTGTTTGTTGCAGAGAACATAGGTGGAAGATCAGGCTTTTTGGAAACTAGCAGGAGCTTACTTTTTGAGACTGTAAGTTTAAGGGACCCCAGAGGTGCTGTGGGGGTGGCAGGAGGCAGTCAGGGGGAGCCTGGGACTGGAAAGAGGTGTAGGCTGCGAGTAGGACTCTGGGCTGTCCGTTTGGGTCTGTGCTGTGAGTGCTGAGGTCCTCCAGGAGGAAGGTGAAGGACCCAGGCCTGGGAGTCGCAACATGTGAGCAGGACTGAAAAGGGTCTGTGGGGGCCAGAGAGGAGCCGTCAGACCAAGGGAAACCAGAAGGGAGGCGGGATCAAGGCAGTTCGAGGATCCAGGAGGAGGGCTGCTCACTCATCTCATATGCTGCCTTGGACATGCTCCGTTTGTTAGGTCAGAACCGTTCAATTCTGATAGGAAAGTTTTAGAGAAAGTGACATGTAATTGAGGAAATGGACTTCTTTAATGCATGCTACACTAGAGCTTTTACATTATACAATAATATGGATTTCCCATGTTTTGTCCTGGTTCCTactgatacatttttttctccaaatgtaaAGCAACATTGTTGACTGAATTTGAGTGATGTAGCATGCAAATCATCACATAGAGATTAGAGTGTGCTTACTGATGGAAACTGCTGCCGCTGTTGAAATTTCTTCCAGCGTAAGAGCTCCCCTTTTGTCACTGCTGCGTCTTACTGGAATGTTGAGTGTTGGCTGTGCCTTTTCTATCAGCCAAGGTCCCATTTCTCTGGGCGGTGGtgctatcctttttttctttctttctttccttctttccttccttccttccttccttctttccttttttttttttttttttttttgagacccggtcttgctttttcacccaggccagaatacagtggtgtgatcacagctcactgcagcctcagcctcctaggctcaggtgatccttctgccttagcctcccgtgtagctgggaccacaggcatgcaccaccatgcctggctaatttttttactttttgtagagacgaggtcttattttgttgcctaggctggccttgaactcctgggctcaagcagtcctcccgctctggcctcccaaagtgctgggatcacaggcatgagtcactgcgcctggcaaagCTGTCCTTTCTAGGGTCCCTTAAAGACCCTTGACTACCTGCCCTCGGCCGCCTCCTGTCTCTCCATGCCTTGGGTACCCAGGGCCTCTTGCTTAGGCTTTGCTGTTTCGGGCTAGTTTAGCACTGGAACCACTTCCTTCTTGCTCACGGACTGCAGCTTACCCACCttggaaagatctgaaatcagcCAGGCAGCAGTATTTGTTTAGTCCTAGCTCGGTACTAGGAGCTGTATTGGGCATAGTAGTAACATGGAAGAGAGATCGAAGGGATAGCCCATGTGCTTTATGTTATTTTAGGGAAGGATGGGAAgaagaaaggcaaaaacaaaaattatgccAAGTTAAAGTGGAGACAGGCCAAATGCCCCCCTTTTATTGATTCGAGGGGTTCTTTGGTCAGCCGAGGAAGGGCACATGTCTCCTCTGTACCCACCAGTGCCGTTTCTTCTCACCCCGTGCATCCTCCCAGATCCGTGTGGTAGAAAGGCAGCACCGGCCCGGGTGGGGGCACAGAGGGCGTGGCCCtggtaaatgtgtgtgtatggggtTTGACAATATACAGAGCCTGCCCCCCACCCAGGGAGGGCTGAAGAGTATATCCACGGGCTCCCGGCAGCCCCACTGGGCTGAGTACCAGACCTACATTGTCTCCCTTATTCCCTGTACTCGCCCCTTAAAGGGACAAAGAAGCTTGctgccaggaggtggaggcacaGCCAGGACTTGAGCTCAGGTCTGGATCCCAGTCCCCAGCCTGGACCGCAGTGCTTTATAGGAAGGAGGCAAGGTCCTGCTGTCCGTGTGCACAGCTGAAGAGCCAGGCTCTGCGAGGCTGCGTGGCTTCCCTGATCGTAGGGCCCAGCAGGTTCCTAAAACACGCTTCCCAGGAGCCCTTTACTGTCAGGAGCCTCAGGTGGGAAAAGCTACTCACACCAGTGACACCTTTGAACAACAGTGCTGAGGCGCTAGTGTTTGTGGGCACCGAGGGGAGGAGAAAAACAGTGAAGCTCAGACAGAAAGGACACCCTGGAACAAGAAGTAactcttatttttcccttttttaggtTGCTCAGAAAAAGGGAGTCAAACATCTTTCTGCTCTTGATCCAGAGGTCTTGTCCATTTTCGTGCCTCCTTTTATCAGTAAAGAGGACAGTCAAATGGCTGGTGCAAACTGTGGCACTCTCGGTAAAACCAGGAGGCGCTCcttcagaaagaagagagagaggcccAGACCAGAGCAGTGGAAGGGCCTCCCGGGGCCCTCCAGAGTGCCAGAGCCTGAGGATGTCACCGTCCCGGACGGCGTGGACCTCCTTGCCCTGCCCCAGCTGTGCTTCCCAGGTATGTCTAGGAGGTGGGCACCACTAGGGGCCTCCTGCTGCCAGCCGCCCAGAGTGATCTGTTCCCAGAAACTCACAGGCAAAGGGAGGTGGCCCGAGCGGCAGAGCCAGGGACCCTCACTGCCTCCTCTTGTGTGGGATTTAGTTTTCTTAatcttggggatttttttttttgtgcgtgtgtggtgacagagtctcactctgttgctcaggttggagttcagtagcacaatctctgctcacttcaacctccacctgctgggttcaagtgattcttctgtgtcagcctctcaagtagctgggattacaggtgcccaccaccacgcctggctttatgtctttagtagaaatggggtttcaccatgttggccaggctggtcttgaacccttggcctcaagtgatccacccgccttggccttccaaagtgctgggattacaggtgtgagccaccgctcgaCCTATCTTGGGGATTTTAAAGCTGAAGGAAATGTAAATCATTGAGTGCGGTCCTGGTGTTTTGGAGAATTGAGTCCTGGAAGGCAGGCGTGTGGACTGCCAGGTAAAACCATTTGTTCCTGGTGCATTCAAGGCTTTTCCCCTTCCACTTAAAATGAAGTCTTGCAGTGGTTGGCAGACAGGTTAAAAATACACCCAGTTCATCTGCAGCTGTTCCACCCCCGGCATACCTGAGcttccccctcccacctcctgttTTCCGTTTCACTGGGGCAAGAAGCACAGGCCTGCACTTAGTCCCCAGGCTCACCAGTTCCGGTTAACAGGTGAGCTTGCGTTTTGGGGCTTTATTTTTCTGGTGGTCTTCAGAAAACTCAGACAAAGCACCTAGCATAAGCACCCACCTCAGAACTTGGTGCTATTTCCTGGTCACAGGGATTATAAACTCGGGACAGGCGCCAGATGGGCGGCTGCGCCCAGCAAGCACTGCCACTGGCTAGCAGGTGCTTGAGAGCTTGTAAAGAAATTGCTGTGTGGggagggacacagggaggagagatGGCCGGAGGCGTGATCGGGAGAATAAACTCACCTTGGACATGAAGGCGCTGCCACTGATAACTGGAGAGGTGTGTCCTGAACACTGTGAAGTAATCAGCTCGTGGGTAACCCAGGCCACATGGCAAGAACAGGATTCTTCTTCGTCTCTTTCTGCCTGCAGGGGGTGTGTGCGTGGCCACTGAACCCAAGGAGGATCGCGTCCACTTCCTGGTGCTGACCGATGTCTGCGGGAATAGGACCTATGGCGTGGTGGCCCAGTACTACCGGCCCCTGCACGTAGGTGGTTCCCGTTACTCCCCTCTGAAATTGGGTTTAGATTTTTTATTATGGTGAAATACACATAACGCAGcattcaccattttaaccattttaaagtgtgcagTTCTGGAACATTAAGTACATCCACAGCATTGTGCAACCGCCACCAGTGTCTGGGTCCAAAACGTTTTCATCATCCCTGAAAGCCCCATACCATTAAGGCTTCagtcctgcttccccttcctgccTGGCGATGGCTAatctgcttgctttttttttttttttttttgagacggggtctcactctgtcgcccagggtggagtgcagtggcgccatctcagctcactgcaacctccgcctcctgggttcaagtggtttttctgcctcagcctcagcctcccaagtagctgggactacaggcgcccaccaccaggcccggctaatttttgtgtttttagtagagacgagatttcaccatgttggccaggctggtttcgaactgctgacctcaggtggtccacccgcctcagcctcccaaagtgctggcattacaggcgtgagcgctGCGCCTGGCTGGCTAATCCCCTTTCTGTCTCTGGATGTATCTATTCTGGCCACTTCGTGTAAGTGGACTCCTACAACACGTGGCCTGCTTGTCTAGCTTCTTCCCCTTAGCATGTTTTGATGTTCATGTGCGTGGAGCATGTGTCAGTGCCCCGCggccttttatggctgaatgacaTTCCATCGTTTGGATGGACCGCGTTTTATTTCTCCATGTATCCATCAATGGACCTGTgggttgtttctgccttttgTCTTTGGTGTGAGCGATTGGGGTTTGGACTTGACAGCGTATTAGGTCTGTCACACATATTGCGAGTGTTGTGTGGGTAGGGCCGTGTGTGTGAATCAGACGGCCTTTGGGGAGCTTGTAGGGGAAATGATGTATCCAAAGGTGCAGGGTGACCAGCTGCACACGTCCAGAGGGTTTCCCGAAGCAAAAAGTAGTTCAAGATCTAAGCCAGAGCCTTAGTTTCGGTGCCCTGGTGCCGTGAAGGGAAGTCTGTGAGTTCCATGCAGTCGAGAGAAGTGGCTGGCCTGGATTCCCTCGGAGCCCAGGGCACGTGTTTTCTTTGTTGATAGAAGCGTGCTTACACATGTGACACTGAGTGTTGGGAGGTGTGAGGTATAATCACATGGATTCTGTCCCTGGAAACTCATGGGGCAGCACTGACAGACCCGGATGTTCTTAATGCATATGCAGGAGCAAAACTTACTACTTGATGCTCTGAATGCATAATCTTATGTTTTTGGGAGAGGTCATTTTCACAGTGTGCTGAGAGCAGAACCAAGGTCAGATCTCGGGCGGTGCATGCAGGGGACTGGCGTCTGCCTCTGTGACCTGGCTGCCAGCAGTGCCTGGCCTTTCTTCCAGGGTTATGTTAATGGAGGGATGAGAGGAAGGTGGAGAATCCTGCCCCTCCATGTAGCCAGTGTTGCAGATGAGAAAGGATCCACAATGTTGGATCTTTCAGAAAAGCACCTTGGGAGTTTGTCTGTGAAATAACACCTACCAGGAGCAACGAGCATGTTATTTTCGTTATCATGAAATACACATGTTAAACAAAGGAGCTGCCCCTCTGGTTTGCATCGGTACAGCAGATGCCACTGTTCCCACTTTGCCGGCCTGGCGTGGGCATGCCTGGCCCCGCTCCTGCCCTCCTAGCAGCTGTGTAGTTTCGGGGTGTCCCGAGGCCCCACAGCACTCACCTCCCCTTCTTCGCCATGTATCCGGATGACCGCTATATCTatcgttctttctttttttttgagacagtctcgtgtcgcccaggctggagtgcagtggtgcgatcacggctcactgcatccttgatctCCAGGGctagctcaagtgattctcccacctcagtctcctgagtagctgggaccacaggtgtgcaccaccgtgcccagctaatattttgtattttttgtagagatgagatcttgctatgttgcccatgctgatcttgaactactggaatcctgcctcagcctccaaaagtgttgggatgacaggtgtgagctgcaTGCCCAGCCCGCAACTATCGTTCTATTGATAAAACAGTCCCAGCTCCTCTCATATACTCTCCTCTGCCTTTCCTCCGACACGACACGACACTACACTACGTGACTTGAGGGTGGGAACCATATTGTGTCTGGGTAGCTGCAGCTCCCCCCGGCTACTGTAACAATAGCAGCAGCTGCCGCGCACGTGAGCAGCTCAGCACCAGGCATGAGGTAAGCACTTTGTGTACAGtcattcatttaatcctaacCACAGTGAATGAGGTTGGGAAATGACAGATGGAGACATGGTGGCAGAGACAGGTTAAAAGACCTGCCCGAGATGACACGGCAGCAGGCAGGGTTGGAATTGAGTAGACTGACCCTTGGAAAGCGGATGTTTATTAAATTTTGCTAGATAAACAAATGATGTAGCTGACTATTTCCTGGACGTCTCCCTTTACCTGGATATCTTATAGGTACCCTAAATCCAGCCAGTTCCCACACTAAAGCTATCATCATGCCcttccatccctacaaaaaaccCCAAACTGACAACACTTCCCCAGGGCCCAGTTGGTGAGCCCCAAATACTTTGCCGCTTGTAAGCTCGGCAGTGTGCTGGGTCTTCTAGAACACGACCGCTGTGGCTCCCACACAGACTGAGGCCTCCTCTCCTGCTCTGTCTTCCTGGGCACGTGCGGGTGCTGCTTCCTGTGCGTGGCTCCTGCATTTTCCCCCCTTGTAAAGCAGAGTCCTTTGTGTGTCTTGGGTCTTACTGTGTTCTAATCATGCGTTCGTTCTTATCTCAAGGCCATCAGCTTCTCTGGGGCAGGAATGCATCTTGCTCTCTTTGTAGCCTCAGCACCTCAAATGGTGCAAGCACCGAATAGGGACCCCGTAGACTTTAACTGGAGGGCCAGCGTTGCAGGGGTGGGGATGGTGGACTCTCAGCTTGTTCTGTGCTGAAACATGACCCAACTGGAAACAGATACTGGAATTGCCAAGGTGGGGAGGTGACAATGTCACTGTTGCTTTTCATGTAGGATGAGTACTGTTTCTACAATGGCACAACGCACGGGGAGCCATCCCGGCCAGCTGTGGGCGCTGCTGGCTGCTTCGTGCCCTACGCCGTGTGCGTGGTCTCCAGGTTCCCCTATTACAACTCCCTCAAGGACTGCCTCTCCTGGTGAGCTGGGGCACCGGGGGCTGGGGGTGGTAGGGGACAGCTCTCTGTGCCTCTCCAGTGAGCCAGGGCACcgaggggtggggggtggggacgGTGGGGGCAGCTCTCTGTGCCTCTCCAGGTGAGCTGGGGGACCGGGGGCTGGGGGCAGTAGGAGGGGCAGTTCTCTGTGCCTCTTAGGCTGCTGCTTAAGGCTGGGGGTAGTGGGCAGGGGGGTGCGGCAGCAGGCGCTCCTCTCTGTGACTGGTAACATACGGTAATGGCATGGTAGGAAAGGGATAAAGCCACACGGTGGGAAGTAAGGTTGATGTGCaggattttcattttgtttagattttcACAAAGAGGCGTATATTAGGAAAAACTCTTTTCCTAGCTGAGAATATTAGGAGGCTGCTGTTTGTTCTGATGAggtttattgacattttaaagatgaccttggctgggtgtggtggctcacacctgtaatcccagcatattgggaggctaagatgggaggattgtttgagcccaggggtttgagacaagcctgggaaacatagcaataccctgtctctaaaaaacaatttaaaaactaattggGCGccgtggtgcgtgcctgtagtcccagctactggggaggctgaggcaggacgatggcttgagcctaggagttcaaggctgcagtgagctgtgattgcaccacagcactccagcctaggtgacagagcaagaccctgccaccTTGTTTTGTAGAACCTGTAACTGTCTCCCTGCTGATAGTAAGTAGATAGGCTGAGGATGTAAAGaacttttgaaaaatcagaaagaCATCGTGTAGAACCCAGTAGGCTCTCGTTATCAAAGGATGCTTTTGTGACTTCGGGGGCTGTAGTCTGAGTTCAGATATGGTCAGTCCCAGTGGGCACTTGTGCATGGAGCCGTTTCTTTTGAGTCTCGTAAAGTTACAGTCTTAGAATTTGTACTTGTTTGATTAAAGGCTGAGGAGAAAGCAGTTAACAACAGTTCACTTTGTGTCATCGTGCTGGAGAATGAGCTGTGGCAAATCGCTGAATGGGTGCTATTCTGTGTCTTGCAAAGCGCAGTCATTTGAGACTTTCTGCCTTGACCAGAGGGATGAgccccatggagggtgagctggAACCTTACTGTTCAAATCAATGACCCGTaattcaaatcccagcacttcagtgGTTTACTTCTTAAAATACAACTGGCTTTTGGACATAGTTTGGGTCTAGTCTACATTTTATTGCCATagacataaaatatctttttttttttttttttttgagacagagtctcgctctgttgcccaggctggggtgcagtggccagatctcagctcactgcaagctctgcctcccgggtttatgccattctcctgcctcagcctcccaagtagctgggactacaggtgcccgccacctcgccctgctagttttttgtattttttagtagagacggggtttcaccgtgttagccaggatggtctcgatctcctgacctagtgatccgcccatctcggcctcccacagtgctgggattacaggcttgagccaccgcgcccggccgacataaaatatctttgagaACAGAGAGCTGACTGGTCATAGTCAATGAGCAGGTGAATTGAGCATATGCATGTTTGCTGAATGTCTGTCACCAGTGCCCAGGAAGTGACAGAGTAAGCCTGGACATGGTCCCCTTTTATTTACTAACTGATGATCTTCATTACTTGAAGGTAAACAACGTTTTCACCAATCTCTAGTTTCCTCTTCCGTAAAATGTAGATGGTTACTTCCACCTTTTGTTAGCTGACATGAATGGGTGGTGGCCAGACAGATGCCCTtgggagacaggaagaaaggaggtGTTGTGATGGGCAACAGATATCCTCCTGCTAGACATTCATGCAAACACATATTTAACTTGAAAAATGTGCTCATTTtcatgcttctttctttctcagtgcCCGTTACTGTGTGATCAGAACTAGAAGGGGCAAAATACGGACACAGAATGCAGCTAAAAGAGGCAAATGACAGAAATTCAAATTGCAGTGTGACAACACgaatttgtagttttaaaaaagtcTGTTCTGTTAGCGTGATAATATGCCAAATATGTCTCCACACGGACAAAAAATGGGCAAGAGTATATTTAATTGTGTTTTGGGAATCAGAGTATGGgcagttgttttttaaatttttatttacagatttttttgagagacaaggtctcacagtcactcaggctgcagtgcagtgccgCTATCATAGTCCACTGCGTCCTCacactcccaggctcaagtgatcctcctacctccatctcccaggcagctgggactacaggcgcgcaccactacaacatgataatttttaaattttttgtagagacgggggtctcactattttgtgcaggctggtcttgaactcctggcctcaagtgattctcccgcctcagactcccaaagtgctgggaataccagtgtgagccaccacacccacctctcttatagttttttttttttttctttttttttgagacagagtctcactctgtcccccaggctggagtgcagtggcactatcttggcctactgcaaactccgcctcccgggttcacgccattctcctgcctcagcctcccgagtagctgggactacaggtgcccaccaccatgcccggctaattttttgtatttttagtagagatggggtttcacaatgttagccaggatggtctcgatctcctgacctcgtgatccacctgcctcggcctcccaaagtgctgggattacaggcgtgagccaccgcacccggcccctctTACAATTTTAAATTGTGTACAGTACTTTGAAAGTCAGAGTCCATTTTGGAAACAGACTTTTTCAAGCACTCTCCTTCCAGAAGTTTGTTCTTTTATTCCTTACTGAGGTAAAACACACCTACAGAAAAACGCACAAATTCCAGTGATTTTCCACAAACTGAACACACACATGTAACTAGCacccagatgaggaaacagagcatGACCAGGCCTCCCCCTTTGAAAATAAAGCTCCCTTTGTGCCACCTTTCAGGCACTACTGCCAACCTGGGGCCACTCTGCTGCTGTCCAACAGCTTGGTGACTCTGCTCTTGATGCAAGGTCTTGGAGCCACTGCTGCAGACCCTGGGGAGATTCCAGTGTGATTAGAAACGCTAAGGATGACAACTgggttctcatttttattttgcggtttgatttttgttttctgaatttcagtttATTGGCTAATCTAAAGCTCTATAAAGATTTTGAAGTTGATAATCCTATAAAAGATTTTGCTGCGAAGCTATCTTTAATACCCAGCCCGCCACCTGGACCACTCCATTTGGTAAAGTATATCtgaaaattatattgttttctctttgcaaATAGTAAAAGTAAGATGTTGAAGataatgtaaatgtttaaaactatTTCTGAAGTTCTAGCTGttgtaaatctaaaataaaattctaagcctccTCCCCGCCCACAGCTGACTGACTGGACCCCCTTTTGGCCAAAGGGCCCCCAGAGAAACCCAAAAAACAGAATTATTGGCCGGAATGGAAGGGAGATCAGACACGCCTGGTTCTACCCTCTCCCTCTTGCGTGAGTGTGTGGGGTGTTTCTGTATAGGGTtgtaaactaaaactaaaatcctAAGTCTCCCTACTGACTGAGCACTTCCCTCTTGGCCAACGGGACCctagaaaaaccttaaaaatgaaattccCGGCCATGACAGGAAGGAAGGTCAGACATGCCTTGTTATGCCCActcccttttggagtttaggcacCGCTGACCGGTGTTAGGTTAAAATGGAGATCCTGAGACCGACAGAACAGACTCTCTGTGGCCATAAGATTCCAAATTATGAACAAAACCTAAGGTCACGCAAAGCAAGGGTGAAGTCACTCCTCACCAACCATAAGGGCTCCTTAAACAGGTATAACGTagcttactttccaacctgactctgctATAGCATCCATGACAGATAGCAGACCCTGaagaaaatcaaagtattttactgCAAAATATGttgctttgacatattttgaaatggtactgcaaagctgtctttttgggggaaatttgcatctgtagagaatctaTTCATGCAGCCAGGCCTGCCTTTCTCAGCCTTTCCCAGATCTAGGAGCGATGAACTGAGAGCCTGACACTTTTAAAGTGTGAAAAGAGACATTCACCATCTCTTCCCTCCAAGGGCTGCCACCTGTGAGGTTTCCTTTATGTAACAAGGGCCTCGGCCCCACACCCCCTTATCTTGACTCACTCCTTCTTTCCCACTGACTTCAGGTCTTTAGACAGTAGCTCAACTTTCTCAACCAATTGTCAAGTAAAGAATCCCTAAAACCCATTTATGACTTATGCCCTCCTTCTCTTTGAGATGCCCCACCTTTTTGGGCCAAACCAACATCATCCTCCATGGACTGATGTATGTCTTTGCCCGTCACTCCTGTCTCTGTAAAATGCACAAAACCAAACTGTAACCCGGCCATCTGGGGACCACTCTCCAGACTGTTCCCTAGGCCATGGCCACTCAGAATAAacccctttaaaatattttagagagtTTGATTTTTCCATTAACACTGTGCTTATGTTATGTTTCTCAAGGTCCTTATGGAAACATGTTATAGACTCTTTCTAAAggtgaaaagttaaatatttagacTTGAGTTTTGCAGAGCAGCCTGTGATAAACAGAGCTAGTAACATGTCGTGGGTGCTTCAGTGGTTAGCACGTCAGTTCATAGCTCCCTATGCAGATAATACATGGAAACCTGAATCCTTTGTAGAATAATGTATTCAAATTAcagatttctcatttatttgtctatttgtctTTAATATTGGATACTGTatttcgttttttgtttgtttgtttgtttgttttat
Encoded proteins:
- the LOC113219556 gene encoding DENN domain-containing protein 3-like isoform X1, which translates into the protein MAEAASQHLSLPSRLLELCALLGASRDSLQSLEQVAQKKGVKHLSALDPEVLSIFVPPFISKEDSQMAGANCGTLGKTRRRSFRKKRERPRPEQWKGLPGPSRVPEPEDVTVPDGVDLLALPQLCFPGGVCVATEPKEDRVHFLVLTDVCGNRTYGVVAQYYRPLHDEYCFYNGTTHGEPSRPAVGAAGCFVPYAVCVVSRFPYYNSLKDCLSCLLANLKLYKDFEVDNPIKDFAAKLSLIPSPPPGPLHLVKYI
- the LOC113219556 gene encoding DENN domain-containing protein 3-like isoform X2, with protein sequence MAEAASQHLSLPSRLLELCALLGASRDSLQSLEQVAQKKGVKHLSALDPEVLSIFVPPFISKEDSQMAGANCGTLGKTRRRSFRKKRERPRPEQWKGLPGPSRVPEPEDVTVPDGVDLLALPQLCFPGGVCVATEPKEDRVHFLVLTDVCGNRTYGVVAQYYRPLHDEYCFYNGTTHGEPSRPAVGAAGCFVPYAVCVVSRFPYYNSLKDCLSW